TCAGATAAAGCATTGCCTTTCGCATTGGAATTAGCCAAACGTAATAAGGCCTCAATCACCATGATGCACACTATCGAAGAGCCCTATGATTTTGCACCCATGCTAGAAGACATCAGAAAACAGGTCAATCGTAAAGTTAAAACCCTCTTCAAAGATAAGCTTGAAGAGATAGCAAAACGCAGTGAATACAGCGAGTTGGATATCGATACCAGCATACAAAACGGACGAGTGTCATTGGCTATCCTGGAGGAGGCAAAACTCAGCAAAGCTGATCTTATTGTCATGGGGACAACCGGTGCCACAGGTCTGCAAAAAGTGCTCTTCGGTAGTAACGCTTCTGAAATCATTCTGCAATCGAAAGTACCGGTACTGGTAGTACCCAAAAATTCCGGCTATAACGGCTTGGAGCACATTACATTCCTGACGGACTACAATGATGGAGATCTTAATGCACTGCAGGAAACGGCTGATATTGCCGGTTTATTCAACTCCAAAATCACGGTGCTACATATTGCAAAAGAACGCAACTTAAAAACGGAGACCATGCATCGCGGATTTATAGATATGGTAACAAAACAGCTGAACTACAAGGATATGGATTTTGAATTGGTCATTCAGAACAATTTCATAGCCGGAGTGGCAGATTTCCTTGAAACTAAGACCACTTCATTAATTACCATGGTGCGGTATAAAAAGCCTTTCTTCTCCAAACTACTTAGCAGGAATCACTCTAAAGAGTTAGGCTTTTATAGCAAGCTACCGTTGCTGGTACTCATGGGAGAATGAAGCAACTAAAAGACATTCTGTAAAAGAATTCACAAATAAATCTTCACCCTAACGATTTCAGCCATGTATACATCAATTCTAAAACTCCCGGTTGAAAATTTTTACCTGGAAGGCGAAATCTCCCTTCCTGTAAAAGCGGAAAGCCTTATCATTTTTTCCCATGGCAGCGGCAGCAGTCGTTTCAGCGCACGAAATAATATGGTAGCCAGAGAGCTGCACAAGGCAGGTTTCGGTACCCTGCTATTTGACCTGATGAGTAATCATGAAAAAGAGGATTATGAAAAAAGATTCAACATGGATTTGCTCACCCGGCGCCTTGTCAGTATCACTCTCTGGATCTATCAGCATTCGGAGTATACCGATTTAGACCTGGGCTACTTCGGGTCGGGTACCGGAGCTGCAACGGCACTGCGGGCAGCCGCAAAACTTGATTCCATGATTAAAGCCGTGATATCCAGGGGCGGACGTTTAGATCTTGTCAAAGACGAAGAGCTAAAAGAAGTGAAATGCCCAACCCTGCTGATTGTCGGTGAACTGGATTTCCACACGCTCAAAGTAAATCGCAAAGCGTTTAAGAACATGCATTGCACCAAACAGCTTATGGTAGTGCCCGGTGCTTCACATCTGATTGAAGAACCAGGAAAAATGAAACAGGTGGCAAAAGGTGCTGTGACCTGGTACAGTAAATTCCTGAAGGAAGGCACCATGGATCCGTCTCTTGAGTACGAACTCCCGGGAGAAGATTACAGCTAGATTGGGAAGTAAGTAATTGAAGGTTACATTTAATTTTAATGCAAAGGATTCATTATGTATGAGACATTAAAAGTAAAGCTGGATAAGTCATCCCATCTCAAAGAATACCTGGAGGATCTGCTGCGCTGGGAAAGCGAAGGAGGCAATTCTTCTGACCTGAATGACATTTTGGATGATCTGGACAGTCCCCTAAGAGCAGGCGACGTATTCGAAGTTCAGGAGGGTCACATCATTTCTGAGAAAGAAGAATTTTACCTGGAGGTCAAGATTAAAAAAGTCGAGAGCATAGATCGAATCGATTGAAAAGACGGATGCTGGATGCTGGATGCTGGATGCTGGAAAAAGGTGTCAATTTTGAATAGACCGAACAAATTTATTTCTGGCACCGAGGGAGTTGTGCCACATACACTCCATTGGAGTACTCCCGTTTTAGGCCACTATTCCAGGGATTGAAAACATCTTTCAATTCAATTTATTCGTACTGGACACGGAGCGTCCGGTGCGGCATAGACCACGGAGCGATCGATGAGAAGAGACGAGAACGAACTTTATTTTACTTAGCCTTCCGCTCTGCGGGGGAGCATGCAATTCCCGCTCCGCGGTGATACGCGCTCAGATTACTGTTCACTGTTACAGACACACTGCCAACCTTCCTTCTCCCTTTTACCTTTTCACTTCACACATAAAAAAACCAATACCCTACTTCAGCTGCTTTCTCATATTTGCGATCCCGTCTTTGATATCTTTCCAGAGGATTTCAAAATCATTTTTCAGATCTTTGGAAACCTCTTCCCCGGCTTTTTCAAGCCTGCTCAACTTTTTACGCAGCTCATCGCGTTTCTTTTTTGTCTGCTCCATTTTCTGAGCAAACTTGCTTTTCAAGTCAGAATACTTATCCCCTGCTTTCTTTTCGAGTTCCG
This is a stretch of genomic DNA from Halalkalibaculum roseum. It encodes these proteins:
- a CDS encoding universal stress protein, which gives rise to MSLQISHILLPTDFSEISDKALPFALELAKRNKASITMMHTIEEPYDFAPMLEDIRKQVNRKVKTLFKDKLEEIAKRSEYSELDIDTSIQNGRVSLAILEEAKLSKADLIVMGTTGATGLQKVLFGSNASEIILQSKVPVLVVPKNSGYNGLEHITFLTDYNDGDLNALQETADIAGLFNSKITVLHIAKERNLKTETMHRGFIDMVTKQLNYKDMDFELVIQNNFIAGVADFLETKTTSLITMVRYKKPFFSKLLSRNHSKELGFYSKLPLLVLMGE
- a CDS encoding dienelactone hydrolase family protein, which gives rise to MYTSILKLPVENFYLEGEISLPVKAESLIIFSHGSGSSRFSARNNMVARELHKAGFGTLLFDLMSNHEKEDYEKRFNMDLLTRRLVSITLWIYQHSEYTDLDLGYFGSGTGAATALRAAAKLDSMIKAVISRGGRLDLVKDEELKEVKCPTLLIVGELDFHTLKVNRKAFKNMHCTKQLMVVPGASHLIEEPGKMKQVAKGAVTWYSKFLKEGTMDPSLEYELPGEDYS